The following coding sequences are from one Macaca nemestrina isolate mMacNem1 chromosome 1, mMacNem.hap1, whole genome shotgun sequence window:
- the LOC105498113 gene encoding olfactory receptor 10K2 — translation MERVNETVVREFIFLSFSSAARLQQLLFVIFLLLYLFTLGINAIIISTIVLDRALHIPMYFFLAILSCSEICYTFVIVPKMLVDLLAQRKTISFLGCAIQMFSFLFLGCSHSFLLAVMGYDRYVAICNPLRYSVLMGHGMCMGLVAAACACGFTVAQIITSLVFHLPFYSSNQLHHFFCDISPVLRLASHHNHFSQIVIFMLCTLVLAIPLLLILVSYVHIISAILQFPSTLGRYKAYSTCVSHLIIVTVHYGCASFIYLRPQSNYSSSQDALISVSYTIITPLFNPMIYSLRNKEFKSALCRIVRRTISLS, via the coding sequence ATGGAGCGGGTCAATGAGACTGTGGTGAGAGAGTTCATCTTCCTCAGCTTCTCGTCCGCggccaggctgcagcagctgcttTTTGTTATCTTCCTGCTCCTCTACCTGTTCACTCTGGGCATCAATGCAATCATCATTTCCACCATCGTGCTGGACAGAGCCCTTCATATCCCCATGTACTTCTTCCTTGCCATCCTCTCCTGCTCTGAGATTTGCTACACCTTCGTCATTGTACCCAAGATGCTGGTTGACCTGCTGGCCCAGAGGAAGACCATTTCTTTCCTGGGCTGTGCCatccaaatgttttctttcctcttccttggcTGCTCTCACTCCTTCCTGCTGGCTGTCATGGGTTATGATCGTTACGTGGCCATCTGTAACCCACTGCGCTACTCAGTGCTCATGGGACATGGGATGTGTATGGGACTAGTGGCTGCTGCCTGTGCCTGTGGCTTCACTGTTGCACAGATCATCACATCCTTGGTATTTCACCTGCCCTTTTATTCCTCCAATCAACTACATCACTTCTTCTGCGACATCTCTCCTGTCCTCAGGCTGGCATCTCACCATAACCACTTTAGTCAGATTGTCATCTTCATGCTGTGTACGTTGGTCCTGGCTATCCCCTTACTGTTGATCTTGGTGTCCTATGTTCACATCATCTCTGCCATACTTCAGTTTCCTTCCACATTGGGTAGGTATAAAGCTTATTCTACCTGTGTATCTCACCTCATTATTGTCACTGTCCACTATGGCTGTGCCTCCTTTATCTACTTAAGACCTCAGTCCAACTACTCCTCAAGCCAGGATGCTCTAATATCAGTATCCTACACTATTATAACTCCATTGTTCAACCCAATGATTTATAGCTTGAGAAATAAAGAGTTCAAATCAGCTCTTTGTAGAATTGTGAGAAGAACAATTTCCCTGTCATAA
- the LOC105498112 gene encoding LOW QUALITY PROTEIN: olfactory receptor 10T2 (The sequence of the model RefSeq protein was modified relative to this genomic sequence to represent the inferred CDS: inserted 1 base in 1 codon) → MQGFNKTTVVTQFILVGFSSLGELQLLLFVIFLLLNLTILVANVTIMAVIHFSWTLHTPMYDFLLILSFSESCYTFVIIPQLLVHLLLDTKTITFMACANLLFFFLAFAWTNCFLIAVMGYDRYVAICHSLRYTLIMNRRLGLGLXSLSGATGFFFALVATNLICDMPFCGPNRVNHYFCDMAPVIKLACTDTHVKELALFSLSIQIIMVPFLLILISYGFTVNTILKIPSAEGKKKAFATCPSHLIMVFVHYGCASIISLWPKSKSASDKDQLVAVTNTVVTPLLSPLVYSVRNKEVKTALKRVLGMPVATKMS, encoded by the exons ATGCAAGGTTTCAACAAAACCACTGTGGTTACACAATTCATCCTGGTGGGtttctccagcctgggggagctCCAGCTGCTGCTTTTTGTCATATTTCTTCTCCTAAACTTGACAATCTTGGTGGCCAATGTGACCATCATGGCCGTTATTCACTTCAGCTGGACTCTCCACACTCCCATGTATGATTTTCTACTCATCCTTTCATTTTCTGAGTCCTGCTACACTTTTGTCATCATCCCTCAGCTGCTGGTCCACCTGCTCTTAGACACCAAGACCATCACCTTCATGGCCTGTGCCAACCTGctcttcttctttcttgcctttgCTTGGACCAACTGCTTCCTCATTGCTGTGATGGGATATGATCGCTATGTAGCCATTTGTCACTCTCTGAGGTACACGCTCATCATGAACAGAAGGCTGGGGTTGGGGT ATTCTCTCTCAGGAGCCACAGGTTTCTTTTTTGCTTTGGTGGCCACCAACCTCATTTGTGACATGCCTTTTTGTGGCCCCAACAGGGTTAACCACTATTTCTGTGACATGGCACCTGTTATCAAGTTAGCCTGCACTGACACCCATGTGAAAGAGCTGGCTTTATTTAGCCTCAGCATCCAGATAATTATGGTGCCTTTTCTGTTAATTCTCATATCCTATGGCTTCACAGTTAACACCATCCTGAAGATCCCTTCAGCTGAGGGCAAGAAGAAGGCCTTTGCCACCTGTCCCTCACACCTCATTATGGTCTTTGTCCACTATGGCTGTGCCTCTATCATCTCTCTGTGGCCCAAGTCCAAGTCTGCCTCAGACAAGGATCAGTTAGTGGCAGTGACCAACACAGTGGTTACTCCCTTACTTAGTCCTCTTGTCTATAGTGTGAGGAACAAGGAGGTAAAAACTGCATTGAAAAGAGTTCTTGGAATGCCTGTGGCAACCAAGATGagctaa